Genomic segment of Petrotoga mexicana DSM 14811:
TACTAATTTTTTCGGATATGGTATAATTTTTAAGAAAACGATTCCAGGAAGGGGGAACTCAAATGAAAAAATTTGACCTATCTAAAGTTCATTGGTTTAATAAATTTGGTAACAAAATAGGAATTATGTTGATTCTTTTCGCTCTGATACCTAGTGTGTTTTTTGTAATATACATTACAAATGCCATTCAAAAAAACTCTGAGCAAAACGAGGCACAAGTATCGGCTTTGATTGAATCCTTGAATAATGATTATTCGGATCAAATTAATGAATATAACTCTTTAATTCAAGAGCAACTAAACCAATACAACGACTATTTAACTAATCAAATAAAAAACATAGAAGCACAATTTTCTGAACAACTAGAAAAAAATTATACAGATTCTTTTGATAATTCTTTAGAGACCTTAAGTCAAGTTTTTACCAATTTCATAGATACTCAAAAAAATTCACTTGAAAAATCAGGAAAAATGATAGCTGCTATTCCGGGTATTCAAGAGAAAACTGCTTCAAAATCTATTTCCCTGATTGAGAGATACAGTTTACTTGAGCCTTACGTAACATCTCAGCAGTACAACGGCATTCAACTTTGGGTCATGAACAGTCCTGATACTCCTGGGAGTGGTTTGGAAATAACTTCAAAAAATGCTTCGTATAAAGTACAAAAAAAGGCCGAAACGTATTTACCAGGATATGAATATACAAAAGAGTTGAATATTGAAGATTTTTTAAATAACCAATTTAAAACAATTCTAGACATTGGTTATATGACTCCAGTCATAGAAAGTAAGTCTTTCGATTCTACGCCTTATTTTATCGGAATTTTTCCCATTGTTGATCCTATTGCTACAAATACTGTAAATGGATTTTTAGTAATATTAGAAGAGTTCGATAATCAGAAATTGTTGGAAATATCGAAACTTCTAAACGCATATATCACTTTATTCGATAAAGACTTCAAAGTTGTTTATTCAAATCTACCAGAAGA
This window contains:
- a CDS encoding methyl-accepting chemotaxis protein; translation: MKKFDLSKVHWFNKFGNKIGIMLILFALIPSVFFVIYITNAIQKNSEQNEAQVSALIESLNNDYSDQINEYNSLIQEQLNQYNDYLTNQIKNIEAQFSEQLEKNYTDSFDNSLETLSQVFTNFIDTQKNSLEKSGKMIAAIPGIQEKTASKSISLIERYSLLEPYVTSQQYNGIQLWVMNSPDTPGSGLEITSKNASYKVQKKAETYLPGYEYTKELNIEDFLNNQFKTILDIGYMTPVIESKSFDSTPYFIGIFPIVDPIATNTVNGFLVILEEFDNQKLLEISKLLNAYITLFDKDFKVVYSNLPEEEVSLNESKLNERFITEEIINKQLRSFYFQIDEFDGIYLQIAKEFQTLETSVNIPLQTSFELPSLTPKKVDFELDLGLNKIIRNVMFGLLILIVIIIVVSYLFTKQFGNRIERLTNAVKKLSKGDLTVNFESKSKDEIGQMANALSEMSKELRRSMGSIRQASDKVENASESLTRSSQESRKNSEELKDQMDKIQTSTEETAGNVEEVTSGVDEVARAAQGVSQDAQRLSEEADETSKAAEEGSKTIESISQAVKEAVERTKESQKEVETLANNAKNVQSIVETINSITEQTNLLALNA